A genome region from Primulina eburnea isolate SZY01 chromosome 9, ASM2296580v1, whole genome shotgun sequence includes the following:
- the LOC140840811 gene encoding uncharacterized protein, translating to MPPKRKNVEGDDSTPPTDKTTRVVDEFTKLLQEQAKVHGEQIQKLLTMQTTIQGQVQERVQGTTNSSKNGAYDRFRRMNPPEFIGGPDPLVALEWVKALEAIFDYLKFTDQEKVGCAVFMLVKAARIWWEATKVTINVKELKWNEFKDLFHAKYFSREIKAKKVKEFLELRQASLSVAEYILKFEEGCVFVPFIAENDKDKGEQFLRGLKPEIIRDVHISKVVTYQEIVERALLAEHDEQEIEKERQLRRQVFQAKGQGSSVNVRGGYKGKGKMEQRSRLPLPPTDSERALCPKCGKPHKGECLIGSGRCYRCKEMGHTVYNCPLSFGKGKVQGRIFTITKEGANPDASVISGNIFILGKEALTLIDTGATHSFISEEFMNTISVKPTVVPVEFNIVLPSGEEIWTNSMFKACPVLMGSRLLYADLIVITMVAFDVILGMDWLSAYRAVINCVSKTVKFLADDYEKDLFVGVTSSLSIPIISCLQATKLLHKGCVGYLTSVLDTRKESRIQLQDIDVVQDYPDVFEEDVPGLPPDREVEFVIDLIPGTAPISKAPYRLAPTEMKELKNQLQELLDKDALSRKSSSELNAMISKPLFFDLQRNEINLVSSGTVARLSTLVLRSTLFDRILKEQQSDVQLLKLKRSNELTGVSEFGLNRDGLMTFRGKICVPIGDNIRRDVLIEAHTVPYSVHPGGTKMYQDLRRLYWWSDRLTKSSHFLPVKTTYSMNQYAEVYIQEIVRLHGIPVSIVSDRDPRFTSEFWKSLHRALGTKLAFSTAYHPQSDGQSERVIQILEDMLRACTIDFPGSWDSKLPLVEFTYNNSYQSSIGLAPYEALYGRKCRSPLYWEEVGERKMLGPELILQKAEVVALIQERMKTAQSRQKSYADVRRRPLAFEVGDHVFIKIAPVKGVMRFGKKGKLSPRYIGPFEILDKIGDRAYRLALPPDLDRIHNVFHVSMLRKYLANPSHVLRYESLELLPNLSYDEMPVQILDRKVKVSGTKKLALSKFYGEIK from the exons ATGCCTCCCAAGCGTAAGAATGTTGAAGGGGATGATAGTACCCCTCCCACAGACAAGACTACTCGTGTAGTAGATGAATTCACTAAGTTATTACAAGAGCAAGCTAAGGTTCATGGTGAACAGATTCAAAAGTTATTGACTATGCAAACGACGATCCAAGGTCAAGTTCAAGAAAGAGTTCAAGGCACGACAAATAGTTCTAAAAATGGTGCTTATGATCGTTTCAGGCGGATGAACCCTCCTGAATTTATTGGTGGTCCTGATCCATTAGTAGCACTAGAATGGGTCAAAGCTTTGGAAGCTATCTTCGACTATTTGAAATTCACTGATCAAGAGAAGGTTGGTTGTGCTGTGTTTATGTTGGTCAAGGCTGCTCGTATTTGGTGGGAAGCCACCAAAGTGACTATTAATGTAAAAGAACTGAAGTGGAACGAGTTTAAAGATTTATTTCAtgccaaatatttttcaagggAAATTAAGGCCAAGAAGGTGAAAGAATTTCTTGAGTTAAGACAGGCTTCTTTGTCTGTTGCTGAGTACATATTGAAATTTGAAGAAGGTTGTGTATTTGTTCCGTTTATTGCCGAGAatgacaaggataaaggtgaACAATTTCTTCGTGGGTTGAAGCCCGAAATTATAAGGGATGTGCATATATCCAAGGTGGTGACATATCAAGAAATTGTGGAAAGAGCCTTACttgctgaacatgatgagcaaGAGATAGAGAAGGAAAGGCAGTTGAGGAGACAAGTTTTTCAAGCTAAAGGTCAGGGTTCAAGTGTAAATGTTCGAGGAGGTTATAAAGGCAAAGGCAAGATGGAGCAGCGTAGTAGGCTTCCTTTGCCTCCTACAGATAGTGAACGAgcattgtgtcccaagtgtggaaAGCCACACAAAGGAGAATGTTTAATCGGAAGTGGTCGCTGCTATAGATGTAAGGAAATGGGACACACAGTATATAATTGTCCTCTTTCGTTTGGAAAAGGAAAAGTTCAGGGAAGAATCTTTACGATCACAAAAGAGGGCGCAAATCCTGATGCTTCAGTCATATCAGGTAATATTTTCATTTTGGGCAAAGAAGCACTTACCttaattgatactggtgcaacacattcttttatatctGAGGAGTTTATGAATACTATATCTGTTAAACCTACTGTGGTGCCTGTTGAATTTAATATTGTGTTGCCTTCTGGAGAAGAAATTTGGACAAATAGTATGTTTAAGGCTTGTCCTGTGTTGATGGGATCCAGATTgttgtatgcagatttaattgTAATTAcaatggttgcatttgatgtgatattgggtATGGATTGGTTGTCTGCTTATCGTGCTGTGATTAACTGTGTTAGCAAGACAGTAAAATTTTTAGCAGATGATTATGAGAAGGATTTATTTGTTGGTGTTACCTCTTCATTAAGTATCCCTATTATTTCTTGTCTTCAAGCCACTAAATTGTTGCACAAGGGCTGTGTTGGTTACTTAACTTCAGTTTTGGATACAAGAAAGGAAAGTAGAATACAATTACAGGACATTGACGTGGTTCAGGATTAtcctgatgtatttgaggagGATGTACCTGGATTACCACCTGATCGAGaagtagagtttgttattgatttaattcCAGGTACAGCCCCAATTTCTAAGGCTCCATACAGATTGGCTCctactgaaatgaaagaattaaagaatCAATTGCAggagctattagataaag atgctttgagtcgcAAGTCAAGTTCAGAATTGAATGCTATGATTTCTAAACCTTTGTTCTTTGATTTGCAAAGGAATGAGATAAATTTGGTATCTTCAGGGACAGTGGCTCGATTATCTACATTAGTTCTCCGCTCAACTTTGTTTGATCGAATTTTGAAAGAACAACAGTCCGATGTTCAGTTATTGAAGTTAAAAAGGAGTAATGAATTAACAGGAGTTTCTGAATTTGGATTGAATCGTGATGGTTTGATGACCTTTCGAGGTAAAATATGTGTTCCTATAGGTGATAACATTCGAAGAGATGTACTCATAGAagctcatacggtgccatactCTGTACATCCTGGTGGTACTAAGATGTACCAAGATCTTCGACGTCTTTATTGGTggtcag atcgattgaccaagtcatcgCATTTTCTTCCTGTCAAGACAACATATTCTATGAATCAATATGCCGAggtatatattcaagaaattgtgagacttcatggtatACCGGTATCTATAgtgtcagatcgtgatccaagaTTTACATCAGAGTTTTGGAAAAGTTTACATCGAGCTTTGGGCACGAAGTTAGCCTTTAGCACCGCCTACCATCCTCAAAGCGATGGACAATCAGAAAGAGTAATTcaaattcttgaggatatgttaagAGCTTGCACAATTGATTTCCCTGGGAGttgggattccaagttgccaTTGGTTGAATTCACGTATAATAATAGTTATCAGTCTTCCATTGGCTTAGCACCTTATGAAGCCttatatggaagaaagtgtagatctcctttgTATTGGGAAGAGGTAggtgaaagaaagatgttgggCCCTGAGTTGATTCTACAAAAAGCAGAAGTTGTGGCGTTAATTcaagaaagaatgaagacagctcagtctagacagaaaagttatgcCGATGTGAGAAGACGGCCTTTGGCATTTGAGGTTGGTGATCAtgtttttatcaagatagcTCCTGTAAAAGgagttatgagatttggcaagaaaggtaaGTTaagtcctcgatacattggaccatttgaaattCTAGATAAGATTGGAGACCGAGCCTATCGTCTTGCATTGCCACCGGACTTGGACCGAATTCAtaatgtatttcatgtatctatgcttcGTAAGTATCTTGCGAATCCATCTCATGTTCTTCGGTACGAGTCATTGGAGCTTTTGCCTAACCTAAGTTATGATGAAATGCCggttcaaattcttgatcgtaaAGTTAAGGTGTCAGGAACAAAGAAAttggcattgtcaaagttctatGGAGAAATCAAGTGA